One Pirellulales bacterium DNA segment encodes these proteins:
- a CDS encoding di-trans,poly-cis-decaprenylcistransferase, translating to MQRHCQRQSTRHVAIIMDGNGRWATRRGQPRAMGHAAGGEAVRRVVEVAPDLGIGVLTLYAFSSANWQRPATEVAALMRLFHEYLVNETELCCQKGVRLSLLGRRDRLPPSLRTTIEAAEHLTRHGTLLHLRLAIDYSSRETILAAARRLAFNNRGNYGSEVSVQDFSRILATGPDALQPVPEVDLVIRTGGERRLSDFLLWESAFAELYFTDRMWPDFNAADLTAALADFEKRERRFGGLPAAPDSVAVAIMQDVG from the coding sequence ATGCAAAGACATTGTCAACGCCAATCTACTCGCCACGTCGCCATCATCATGGACGGCAACGGCCGCTGGGCCACACGGCGCGGTCAACCACGGGCGATGGGGCACGCGGCCGGCGGAGAAGCCGTGCGGCGCGTGGTCGAGGTGGCGCCAGACCTGGGCATCGGCGTGCTCACGCTGTACGCCTTTTCGTCCGCCAATTGGCAGCGGCCCGCGACCGAGGTCGCCGCCTTGATGCGACTTTTCCACGAATATCTTGTCAACGAGACCGAATTGTGTTGCCAGAAAGGCGTGCGATTATCTTTGTTGGGCCGCCGCGATCGCTTACCCCCCAGCTTGCGCACCACGATCGAGGCCGCCGAGCATCTCACCCGGCACGGCACGCTGCTGCACTTGCGGTTGGCGATCGATTACTCGTCGCGCGAAACCATCCTGGCGGCCGCGCGACGTCTGGCCTTCAATAACCGTGGCAACTACGGCAGCGAAGTTTCCGTTCAAGACTTTTCGCGAATCCTGGCGACGGGGCCAGACGCTCTACAACCCGTGCCCGAAGTTGACCTGGTGATTCGCACCGGGGGCGAGCGGCGATTGAGCGATTTCTTGCTCTGGGAAAGTGCGTTTGCCGAACTGTACTTCACCGACCGAATGTGGCCGGACTTCAATGCCGCGGATCTGACCGCGGCACTGGCCGACTTCGAAAAGCGCGAGCGCCGCTTCGGCGGACTGCCAGCCGCGCCCGATAGTGTGGCCGTTGCCATCATGCAGGACGTCGGCTGA